Proteins from one Limanda limanda chromosome 9, fLimLim1.1, whole genome shotgun sequence genomic window:
- the LOC133010795 gene encoding flavin-containing monooxygenase 5-like produces MVHKVAVIGAGPSGLTSVKACLDEGMVPTCFESSDDMGGLWKFKEVSEPNRASIYRSLTINISKEMMCYSDFPIPADYPNYMHHSKILKYFRMYAEHFKLLQHIHFQTSVKSVRQRPDFTRTGQWEVVTENRDGQEERHVFDAVICCAGHYTYPNLPLKDFPGIETFEGKYFHSWDYKGPEDMYGKRVVVIGIGNSGGDIATEGSRVAEEMYMSTRRGAWVIRQVSDNGMPVDMKYNTRFVHILFQLLPINVLNWIGEGKINAMYDHTMYALKPTHRLFSQIPVINDDLPMKILSGAVTVKPNVKEIRGSTVVFDDGTFVEKVDIIVFATGYNYDFPFLPSSALYKSGHRVGLYKHIYPPTLEHSTLAVVGFIHALGAIMPQAEMQARWVARVFKGHKKLPSNQAMIKAVERDTKDIEKNFIVSKLTPLQVDFVDYMDDLAGEIGAYPSLLWLFFTDYPLFKRLLWGPVTSYQYRLMGPGKWEGARRAIFTQLDRMYQPLKTRKLMEHEPSTTGRLFKLSLTLMVGGATAYYVHVHHPTALPNLLSKLHLKMV; encoded by the exons GAAGTGTCAGAGCCAAACAGAGCCAGCATCTACCGTTCCCTCACGATCAACATTTCCAAAGAGATGATGTGCTACAGTGACTTCCCCATCCCTGCTGATTACCCTAACTACATGCACCACTCTAAAATCCTGAAATACTTCAGGATGTATGCAGAACACTTTAAACTGCTGCAGCACATTCACTTCCAG ACCTCGGTTAAGAGTGTCAGACAGAGGCCGGATTTTACCCGCACTGGTCAGTGGGAAGTGGTGACAGAGAACAGAGATGGACAGGAGGAGCGTCATGTGTTCGATGCAGTGATCTGCTGCGCGGGACACTACACCTATCCCAACCTGCCACTTAAAGACTTCCCAG GAATTGAGACATTTGAGGGGAAGTATTTCCACAGCTGGGATTACAAGGGACCTGAGGACATGTACGGGAAGAGGGTGGTGGTCATCGGCATCGGTAACTCCGGAGGTGACATCGCAACAGAGGGCAGCAGAGTAGCTGAAGAG ATGTACATGAGCACTCGTCGCGGTGCTTGGGTCATCCGACAGGTTTCTGACAATGGCATGCCCGTGGACATGAAGTACAACACGCGTTTCGTCCACATCTTGTTCCAGCTGTTGCCGATCAATGTCCTCAACTGGATTGGCGAGGGCAAAATCAATGCCATGTATGACCACACCATGTACGCCCTCAAACCCACACACAG GCTCTTTAGTCAGATCCCAGTGATCAACGATGATCTGCCCATGAAGATCCTGTCCGGAGCGGTCACTGTCAAGCCGAATGTGAAGGAGATACGTGGCTCCACCGTGGTGTTTGATGATGGTACTTTTGTTGAAAAG GTGGATATAATTGTGTTCGCGACAGGATACAACTACGATTTCCCCTTCTTGCCAAGCAGTGCTTTGTACAAGTCAGGGCACCGTGTGGGTCTGTACAAGCACATTTACCCTCCTACCTTGGAGCATTCAACTCTGGCTGTTGTGGGTTTCATCCATGCCCTTGGAGCCATCATGCCCCAGGCCGAAATGCAAGCCCGCTGGGTCGCACGTGTCTTCAAAG GACATAAGAAGTTGCCCTCAAACCAGGCCATGATCAAGGCTGTTGAGAGGGACACCAAAGACAttgagaaaaa CTTTATTGTATCAAAGTTGACACCCCTGCAAGTGGACTTTGTTGACTACATGGACGACTTAGCTGGAGAGATTGGAGCGTACCCAAGTCTCCTCTGGCTCTTCTTCACCGACTATCCTCTGTTTAAGAGGCTCCTCTGGGGACCCGTCACATCCTACCAATACCGCTTGATGGGGCCAGGGAAATGGGAAGGGGCCCGCAGAGCAATCTTCACCCAGTTAGACCGCATGTACCAGCCCCTGAAAACCAGAAAG CTGATGGAGCATGAGCCGTCCACCACCGGCCGCCTGTTTAAGCTGAGCCTGACCCTCATGGTGGGAGGAGCCACTGCCTACTACGTCCATGTGCACCACCCGACTGCTCTGCCCAACCTGCTGTCCAAGCTCCATCTAAAGATGGTCTAA